AAGTGTAATCCAGCGTTTTAACAACCGGGGCGAGTTTGTTGACGACCTATTTCAGGTCGGGTGTATAGGCCTTATGAAGTCCATTGATAATTTTGATCTCGGACAAAATGTTAAGTTTTCTACGTATGCTGTCCCGATGATCATCGGCGAAATTAGACGGTATTTAAGAGATAATAATCCAATCAGAGTCTCGCGCTCACTAAGGGATATAGCCTATAAAGCTCTTCAGGTCCGCGAAAGGCTGATGAGTGAGGCATCCAGGGAACCAACAGCCGAAGAAATCGCCAAGGTTCTAGAAGTACCTCACGAGGAAATTGTCTTCGCTCTTGACGCAATTCAGGATCCTGTATCCTTATTTGAACCGATTTATAATGATGGCGGAGATCCAATCTATGTGATGGACCAGCTAAGTGATGAACGGAACAAGGATACAAACTGGATTGAAGAAATCGCCCTTAAGGAAGGTATGAGACGCCTGAATGAGCGTGAAAAGTTAATCCTAAGGAAGAGATTCTTCCAGGGTAAGACACAGATGGAGGTAGCTGATGAAATCGGCATATCGCAAGCCCAAGTGTCCCGTCTTGAAAAAGCAGCCATCAAACAAATGAATAAGAATATCCAAAGCTAAGCTGCCTTTTGGGCAGCTTTTTTTATTTGAACTCAGTTAGTTGAGCCTCTATTCTCAAAGAGGACAACTCCGTAAAATTCAATATCCACTTAAGTAATTCATACA
This window of the Mesobacillus jeotgali genome carries:
- the sigG gene encoding RNA polymerase sporulation sigma factor SigG; the encoded protein is MTRNKVEICGVDTSKLPVLKNEEMRKLFREMQSGDITAREKLVNGNLRLVLSVIQRFNNRGEFVDDLFQVGCIGLMKSIDNFDLGQNVKFSTYAVPMIIGEIRRYLRDNNPIRVSRSLRDIAYKALQVRERLMSEASREPTAEEIAKVLEVPHEEIVFALDAIQDPVSLFEPIYNDGGDPIYVMDQLSDERNKDTNWIEEIALKEGMRRLNEREKLILRKRFFQGKTQMEVADEIGISQAQVSRLEKAAIKQMNKNIQS